The following are encoded in a window of Manihot esculenta cultivar AM560-2 chromosome 8, M.esculenta_v8, whole genome shotgun sequence genomic DNA:
- the LOC110620214 gene encoding NDR1/HIN1-like protein 1, translating to MSGKDCGSHGQKRRKIFRRIFAGILIFLFLVLITILIIWAILRPSKPKFVLQDVTVYAFNASIPNFLTSNFQITFSSRNPNDKIGVYYDKLDVYATYRNQQITLRSSIPPTYQGHKEINVWSPNIYGTAIPVAPYNALALSQDQSMGAVLLMIKMNGRVRFKVGTFISGKYHLYVRCPAYIQFGSKTAGITVGENSIKYSLLVSCSVSI from the coding sequence ATGTCCGGCAAAGATTGCGGCAGCCATGGCCAGAAGCGCCGGAAAATCTTCCGCCGGATCTTCGCCGGTATCCTCATCTTCCTCTTCCTTGTCCTCATTACAATTCTCATAATCTGGGCCATCCTCCGCCCTAGCAAGCCCAAGTTCGTCCTTCAAGACGTCACCGTTTACGCCTTCAACGCCTCCATACCCAACTTCCTCACCTCCAACTTTCAAATCACCTTCTCTTCTCGCAACCCAAATGACAAAATCGGTGTCTACTACGACAAGCTCGATGTCTATGCAACCTACCGGAACCAGCAGATCACTCTCCGATCATCAATCCCACCCACTTACCAAGGTCACAAGGAAATCAACGTCTGGTCACCTAACATCTACGGCACGGCGATTCCCGTCGCACCGTACAACGCTCTTGCATTGAGTCAGGACCAGTCAATGGGAGCAGTGCTGCTGATGATCAAGATGAATGGAAGGGTGAGATTCAAAGTTGGAACCTTCATCTCCGGGAAGTATCATTTATACGTAAGATGTCCTGCTTATATACAGTTCGGAAGTAAGACCGCCGGAATTACTGTCGGCGAAAACTCCATTAAGTACTCGCTGCTGGTGAGCTGCAGTGTAAGTATTTGA